A window from Thermodesulfobacteriota bacterium encodes these proteins:
- a CDS encoding ABC transporter permease, protein MNRFLEWYPIYLREMLLFRRKLFRLGYLFSAMVIPVIYLIAFGLGLGRSVRMGNANYLDFLIPGLVAMSSMSNSYTWVASSLNLNRLYFKTFQIFIQAPIRPSSVMVGEVLAGMTKGLFASLLTLFAGLLSSARFTVSLLFLATLLLNCFLFASLGIITGMLTKSHEDTSTYSNFLILPMSFFSGTFFPVHELPFYLKPILYLMPLTHTNILMRKTALDQEGGVSLIALLVFAFVFFAYGSYLIRRYHE, encoded by the coding sequence ATGAACCGATTTTTGGAGTGGTATCCCATCTACCTCCGGGAGATGCTCCTTTTCCGGAGGAAGCTCTTTCGATTGGGATACCTCTTTTCCGCCATGGTCATCCCCGTGATCTACCTGATCGCCTTCGGCCTCGGCTTGGGCCGAAGCGTCCGGATGGGAAACGCGAACTATCTCGATTTCCTGATCCCCGGGCTTGTCGCCATGAGCTCTATGAGCAATTCTTATACTTGGGTGGCCAGCAGCCTCAATCTGAACCGGCTCTATTTCAAGACCTTTCAGATCTTCATCCAGGCCCCGATCCGGCCCTCCTCGGTGATGGTGGGTGAGGTCTTAGCGGGGATGACCAAGGGCCTCTTCGCATCCTTGTTGACCTTGTTTGCGGGTTTGCTTTCCTCGGCCCGGTTCACCGTGAGCCTCCTCTTCCTGGCCACTTTACTCCTCAACTGCTTTCTGTTCGCCAGCCTCGGAATCATCACCGGAATGCTCACCAAATCGCATGAGGATACATCGACCTATTCCAACTTTCTCATCCTTCCCATGTCCTTTTTCAGTGGCACTTTCTTCCCGGTCCATGAATTGCCTTTTTACCTTAAACCCATCCTCTATCTGATGCCCCTGACCCACACCAATATCCTCATGAGAAAGACTGCCCTCGACCAGGAGGGGGGGGTCTCCCTCATAGCCCTCTTGGTCTTTGCTTTTGTCTTCTTCGCCTACGGCTCTTATCTCATCAGGAGGTACCATGAATGA
- a CDS encoding ABC transporter ATP-binding protein, giving the protein MIEVRDLTKHYGQVKALHRLSLEIKKGEVFGLLGPNGAGKTTLIRCLTTLAKPDSGVCRIEGFDVQRDGAELKKIIGVMPQENNLDKELTAHENLLIYGMLHRVEDLRNRIDQFLKLVGLVDRRDSLVSHFSGGMQRRLLLARALMTNPKVLFLDEPSIGLDPQIRRQMWDLIRKARIDGRTVVLTTHYIEEAEALCQRVAILSKGELIALDSPENLKAKIGPYVVEYVDGNGHLVQHLCQSRSDAHALAGRLENNVTIRKANLEDLFVKLTGERLE; this is encoded by the coding sequence ATGATCGAAGTGAGAGATCTCACCAAACATTATGGACAGGTAAAGGCCCTCCACCGTCTCTCCCTCGAGATCAAAAAGGGTGAGGTCTTCGGTCTTCTGGGTCCCAACGGAGCGGGGAAGACGACCCTCATCCGCTGTCTGACCACGCTGGCCAAGCCCGATTCGGGGGTTTGCCGGATCGAAGGCTTCGATGTGCAGCGGGATGGGGCGGAATTGAAAAAGATCATCGGGGTGATGCCCCAAGAGAACAATCTCGACAAGGAACTTACGGCCCATGAGAACCTTCTCATCTACGGGATGCTCCATCGGGTGGAAGACCTCCGGAACCGGATCGACCAATTTTTAAAACTGGTGGGGTTGGTGGATCGGAGAGATTCCCTCGTCTCCCATTTCTCTGGGGGGATGCAGAGGCGTCTGTTGCTCGCAAGGGCCTTGATGACGAATCCCAAGGTCCTCTTTTTAGACGAACCCTCCATCGGCCTCGATCCTCAGATCCGGCGCCAGATGTGGGACCTCATCCGGAAGGCCCGGATCGACGGACGCACCGTCGTCCTCACCACCCATTATATCGAGGAGGCCGAGGCCCTCTGCCAGCGTGTGGCCATCCTGTCGAAAGGGGAGCTGATCGCCCTTGACAGCCCGGAGAATCTCAAGGCCAAAATCGGCCCTTACGTGGTGGAATATGTGGATGGGAACGGCCATCTGGTACAGCATCTCTGCCAGAGCCGGTCGGACGCTCATGCCCTGGCCGGCCGTCTGGAAAATAACGTCACCATCCGGAAGGCCAATCTGGAGGACCTCTTCGTGAAGTTGACCGGAGAACGGCTCGAATGA
- a CDS encoding ABC transporter ATP-binding protein has protein sequence MLEVRNLYFRHQKRDPDILRQVEFRVNGGTITAILGPNGSGKTTLFKCLMGLWRPQKGEILLEKKDISRVSTTERARIFGVVPQEHDPPFPYSVMDVVLMGRASHLGLFSSPSPKDYRICEASLEMVGIVHLRERPYTKISGGERQLVLIARALSQQAPILLLDEPTTHLDFRNQVNVLKKVRELAREQRLTILMTLHDPNLAVLFSDEVILMNHGTVLANGKPHAVINEKSLHEVYGIDVSIIDWNGTKVIYPRVEA, from the coding sequence ATGTTAGAGGTTCGGAATCTCTATTTCAGACACCAGAAGAGAGACCCAGATATTTTGCGGCAAGTTGAATTCAGGGTGAATGGAGGAACCATCACAGCCATCCTCGGACCGAATGGATCGGGAAAGACGACCCTTTTTAAGTGCCTGATGGGATTGTGGAGACCCCAGAAGGGTGAAATCTTATTGGAAAAGAAGGATATCTCAAGGGTCTCCACCACGGAGAGGGCGAGGATCTTCGGGGTCGTGCCACAGGAACATGATCCCCCATTTCCCTATTCGGTCATGGATGTGGTCTTGATGGGAAGGGCTTCCCATCTCGGGCTCTTTTCCTCTCCTTCACCCAAGGACTACAGGATTTGTGAAGCATCCCTTGAGATGGTTGGGATTGTTCATCTCCGCGAACGGCCTTATACTAAAATCAGCGGGGGGGAGCGGCAACTCGTCCTCATCGCCCGAGCCCTTTCCCAGCAAGCCCCCATTCTTTTGCTGGACGAGCCTACCACCCACCTCGATTTCAGGAACCAGGTGAACGTCTTAAAGAAGGTGAGAGAGCTGGCCCGGGAACAGAGGTTGACCATCCTGATGACCCTCCATGATCCAAACCTGGCCGTGCTCTTTTCCGATGAAGTGATTTTGATGAATCATGGCACGGTTTTGGCCAACGGCAAACCCCATGCCGTGATCAACGAGAAGAGTTTGCACGAAGTCTACGGAATCGATGTCTCCATCATCGATTGGAATGGAACGAAGGTCATCTATCCGAGGGTCGAGGCATGA
- a CDS encoding iron ABC transporter permease: MNRRLVHLSILLSPLIAGWIALFIGPFHIATIDVIKIFMTQLGSHSLPGDLPEKAILLDIRVPRVILAGLVGIALSGSGVTLQGIFRNPLVDPFILGISAGAALGCALSVGFFVEWPIQLMSFFFAILSVLLTYTIAKAQGEVSRLPLILSGVIISAFFTAMVSIIKFLVDPHKLQSIVFWLMGSFSLANWKLVKVAGIGILGGLLPLFLMRWRLNVMSMGEVEAKTLGVNVKRERIIFIGASSLAVSVAVSVSGIIGWVGLMVPHLIRMLTGPDHRTLVPLSMAGGAAFMILADTIARNLTNFDIPVGIITAILGAPFFIYLMKRGGKESWGK; encoded by the coding sequence ATGAATAGGAGGCTTGTTCATTTATCCATCCTCCTCTCGCCTTTGATCGCGGGATGGATCGCCCTTTTTATAGGCCCTTTTCATATCGCCACCATCGATGTTATAAAGATTTTTATGACCCAATTGGGTTCCCATTCCCTTCCTGGAGATCTTCCAGAAAAGGCGATTCTTCTCGACATCAGGGTCCCCCGGGTGATCCTCGCGGGATTGGTGGGGATCGCCCTTTCAGGCTCCGGAGTCACCCTTCAGGGCATCTTCCGGAATCCCCTGGTCGATCCCTTCATTCTCGGCATCTCGGCCGGCGCGGCTCTTGGATGTGCTCTCTCTGTCGGATTCTTTGTCGAGTGGCCCATCCAGCTGATGTCTTTTTTCTTCGCTATCCTCTCTGTCCTGCTCACCTACACCATCGCCAAAGCCCAGGGGGAGGTTTCAAGGCTTCCCCTTATCCTCTCGGGTGTCATCATCTCCGCCTTTTTTACCGCCATGGTCTCCATTATCAAGTTTCTCGTCGATCCTCACAAACTCCAAAGCATTGTCTTCTGGCTCATGGGCAGTTTCTCCCTTGCCAACTGGAAGCTGGTCAAGGTTGCCGGAATAGGGATTCTGGGAGGTCTCCTCCCCCTCTTTTTGATGAGGTGGAGACTCAATGTGATGAGCATGGGAGAGGTGGAGGCCAAAACGCTCGGGGTCAACGTGAAGCGTGAGAGGATCATCTTTATCGGGGCCTCCTCGCTGGCGGTGAGCGTGGCTGTTTCGGTGAGCGGGATTATCGGATGGGTGGGGTTGATGGTCCCCCATCTGATCAGGATGTTGACCGGCCCTGATCATCGGACCCTGGTCCCCCTCAGCATGGCCGGAGGAGCGGCCTTCATGATCCTTGCAGATACGATCGCAAGGAATCTCACCAATTTCGATATTCCAGTGGGAATCATCACCGCCATCCTCGGCGCTCCCTTCTTCATCTATCTGATGAAACGAGGGGGGAAAGAGAGCTGGGGCAAGTAG